The genome window AATCTCGACGGTCAGTCCCCGGGCCAGCAGGGCCGCAACCGTCTGCGCCGCGTCCGGGCGGGGCGTGTCGGAGAACCGCAGTCGCACCTTCGGGCCGTCCTCGAAACCGAACCAGAGTTCCGTCTCGGACCCGCTCAGGGTCGGAACACCGACGAAGGCCGACCGGCCCAGACGGGCACGCCGACCATCGATCAGACCCTCGACACCCAGGCCGGCGTGCTCGATCACGTCCGTTGCAACCGGCCCGTCACCCGCGACACGGGCGACGGCGCGCGCCATCGGGTGGTTCGAGGCCCGGGCCAGAGGTGCCGCCATGGCCACCACGCACCGGGGTGTTTCGATCAGGGCGGGCCGACCCTCGGTGAGGACGCCGGTCTTGTCGAAGACGACGTGATCGACCTCGGCCAGCCGCTCCAGTGCGGCACCGGACTTGACCAGGACGCCCCGGCGAAACAGCCGGGCGGAGGCCACGATCTGAACGGCCGGCACCGCCAGACCGAGGGCACAGGGGCAGGTGACAATCAGGACGGCCACGGCGCGGATCAATGCCTCGCGCGGGTCGAGCCCCAGGGCCCAGCCGCCGGCGAAGGTCAGTACGGCGGCGGCATGAACCACCGGGACATAGAGCGCTGCCGCGCGATCGGCGAGACGCACATAACGCGACCGGGACTGTGCCCCGGCATCGATCAGCCGGGCGATTTCCGCCAGGGTCGAGTCTTCGGACCCGGCCTCGGCGCGGAGGGTCAGCAGGCCCGCCAGATTGACCGCCCCGGCCCGGCAGAGCTGGCCCCGCGCGACCCGTTCCGGCGCGCTCTCCCCGGTCAGCAGGCTGTTGTCCAGCAAGGCCTCGCCGTCCTCCAGGACGGCGTCGACCGGGATCCGGTCGCCGGGCCGGACCCGGATGCGATCACCGGACGCGACATCGCCCAGCGGGATCGACCGTTCACGCCCGGCCCCGTCGACAAGACAGACGGTCGGGGCCTGCAACGCCAGAAGATCCCCGGCGGCGCTGCGCGCGCTGGCCTTCAACCGATGATCAAGCCAGCGCCCGATAAGCAGCAGAAAAAGAAGGGAAACCGCGGCGTCGAAATAGGCGTCGCGGCCATTCAGGATCGTCTCCGAAAAACTGATGGCGAGGGTCAGGATGACGCCGACCGAGATCGGCACATCCATGTTCGCGCGGCCGGCCCTCAGCGACCGCCAGGCGGACTCGAAGAAGGTCATTCCGGCGAAGATCGCGCAGGGTGCGCCCACCGCCGCCGACATCCACATCATCATCGTCCGGGTCGCCGGGCCCAGCTCCTGGTCGAACAGACCGGCCCACAGGGGCACCGAGAACATCATGGCGTTCATCGCCCCGAAACCGGCGACGGCGAGGGCCAGGATCAGCTTGCGTCCCTCGCGATCGCGCTGTTGCAGGGCTGCGCCCGGGTCGTATGGCGTGGCGGGATAGCCGAGGCCGGCGAGGGCCCCTATGACGCGGCCCGGATCGATCGCCCCGGCGGAAACCTCGATGGCGAGCCGGCCGGTCGAGAGATTGAGGCGGGCGGACCGGACCCCGGGCAGGGCCGAAACCTCGCCCTCGATCTTCGAGATGCAGCCGGCGCATCGCGCGCCGGTGACCAGGAGATCGAGCCTGTCGCGGCCGTCCTCCCGCCGTCGGACGAAGGCCGACATGTCGCGTCCGATCGCTGTATCGAGGGTCATGGCCATGTCAGTCTTCTTTCGGCGACGATCCGCCGCCCGGTGCCGTCGGTCGCATCGATGCGCACATCCCAGGCCCCTGTCAGGGGAAGGGCGGCCTGATACCGACCGGGTTCGATCTGCGTCAGACGGACCTGGGCACGGCCCTGCTCGGTGGCCGGCCGCTGGAGCAGTGCGGACACGGTCAGATCCGCCAGCGGCGCGCCGTCCCGGTCCTCCAGCAGGACCTCGAGACCCGCTGGCGTGGCCCTCGCGCCCGCCCGCCAACCCAGGGCGTCCTGGACGCGCATCCGTTCGAGCTCGGCGTTGTAGATCAATCCTGTTTCATAGGGTTTGGCCTCGACCTGACCAGGGTGGGTCCGGTAGGCGATCACGAGGAAGCTCATGTCCACGGTCACGACCACGGCAAAGAAGGCCACAACCCCGGCGGCGACATGCCAGCCCTTGATCGTGAACGGGGGTCGGGACGGGGCAGCGGGGATCGTCATCGGTCGTGGCTTCCGTAGTCGAAGGCGGTCCTGACGACCTTGATGTCGTCGCCGGAAATGATCTGGAAGGACGCGTCCTGGCCCGCGTCATCGTCGTCCTCGCCCGCCTCCCCGGCCCTGGCGTCCGCAGCGGCGGCCGGGACGGTGACGAACAGGCGCAGCGACGTCACGACATTGGGGGCCAGGTCCACCACCAGGGGGCCGGAGCCAGGGTGGCCGGGGTCGGTCAGGACCGCGCCGGGGACCCCCACATAGCGAATCCGGACCGCTGCCGTCTCGAAGCCGTGGTTGGCGAGCTTGAGCGTATAGCCGTTGCGCACCGCGCCGTCCTGCAGCTGGACATAGGCCGGGTTGCGGTCTCTCAGCGCGTGGACGCCAATGGTCTCGCGCGTGCGGAAGCCCTGGATCATCAGGCCGCTGACCAGCAAAAGGGCCCCGGCATAGTACAGGGTGCGCGGACGGATCAGCCTGTGCTGCGGCTTGCGGCCTTCGCAGCGTGCGGCTACTGCCGCATCGGTGTCATAGGCGATCAGGCCGCGCGGGCGTTCGACCCGGTCCATGATCTCGTCGCAGGCGTCGATGCACAGGCCGCAGTTGATGCATTCCAGCTGCGCGCCCTTGCGGATGTCGATGCCCATGGGACAGGCGACCACGCACTGACTGCAGTCGACGCAGTCGCCCCGCCCGGTCCAGGTTTCGGTCTTCTTGTGCGGGCCGCGAGGTTCGCCGCGGTCGTAGCGATAGGTGACCTGGAACGACTGGTCGTCGAGCATGGCCCCCTGGATGCGCGGCCACGGGCACATATAGGTGCAGACCTGTTCGCGCATGTGGCCGGCGAAGACATAGGTGGTGAAGGTCAGGATGGCGCACGAAACATAGGCGGTCATCGGCGCGGTCCCGACCCAGAAGGTTCGGATCAGGTCGGGCGCATCATGGAAATAGAAGATCCAGGCCCCGCCGGTCCCGAAGGCGATCCCGATCCAGACGAGGTGCTTGCCGACCTTGCGCCACAGCTTGTCGAACGACAGGGGTGCCGCGTCCAGCCGCATGCGCGCGTTCCGGTCGCCCTCGAACAGCCGCTCTATATGGATGTAGAGGTCGGTCCAGACAGTCTGCGGGCAGGCGTAGCCACACCACAGCCGACCGAACAGGGCGGTCACCAGGAACAGGGCGAGCGCCGCCATCACCAGCAGGCCGGTGATGAAATATACCTCCTGCGGCCACAGCTGGATCATGAAGAAATAGAAGCGGCCGCCAGCGAAATCGACGAGAACGGCCTGGTCCGGCAGGGCCCCCGGGCGGTCCCACCGGATCCAGGGGGTGATGTAGTAGATCGCCAGCATGACGATCAGCAGCGCCCATTTCAGCCAGCGCCACGGGCCGTGAACGAGCTTGGGATAGATGGGCGTCCGGGCCTTGTAGAGGCCCTTCGGACGCGCCTTCTCGCGCTGGCGTTCGGCGACGGAAACCGGACCCGTCGTCGGCGCGCGCTCGCGGGTCCGGTCGATCAGGATGGTCATGGCGCCGGCGTTTCGACCTTCGCGACCGAGGGCTCGCCGCCGCCGGCGTTGACGTGGATGTAGACTGCCAGCGCCTTGATGACGCCGGGAGAAAACCGGCTCTCCCAGGTCGGCATCACCCCGTTACGTCCATTCTGGATCTGGCTTGTGATCGAGGCCCGGTCCGAAGCGTTCAGCCATTCCCGGTCCGTCAGGTTCGGTGCGCCGAACTCGCGCGATCCCACCCCCGTCGGCATATGGCAGGCGGCGCAGTTGTCCGCGAACAGGGGGGTCGCGCGGGCCACTGCGGCAGGGTCTGCCGGTCGGCCCGAGAGGCTGACGACATATTCCGTCAGGTCGGCGATCTGGGCCCCTTGCAGCAGGCCATCCCGCCCGAAGGCCGGCATCTGTGACATGCGCGTATCGGCGTGGCCGGAGCGGACGCCGACACGCAGCGTATGTTCGATCTCCTCGAGCGAGCCGCCCCAGAGCCAGACGTCGTCGCGCAGATTGGGATAGCCCTTGGCGCCCCCGCCCCCGGCGCCGTGGCAGCTGGCGCAGTTGTCGCCGAACACCGACTGGCCGATGGCCAGGGCATGGGCCTGCATCGCAGGGTCGGCCTCGATCTGCTGCAGGGAGGCCGAGGCCAGCATGGCCTCGCCCTGCCCGCGCTGGATCTGCAAGGCTTTCAGCTCCTTGACCACATCGGCCCGGGCGGACTGCTTCAGCACACCCGGCGTGTAGCCATGAAGCCCCGGCCAGGCCGGCATCAGGATCC of Brevundimonas subvibrioides contains these proteins:
- a CDS encoding FixH family protein is translated as MTIPAAPSRPPFTIKGWHVAAGVVAFFAVVVTVDMSFLVIAYRTHPGQVEAKPYETGLIYNAELERMRVQDALGWRAGARATPAGLEVLLEDRDGAPLADLTVSALLQRPATEQGRAQVRLTQIEPGRYQAALPLTGAWDVRIDATDGTGRRIVAERRLTWP
- the ccoP gene encoding cytochrome-c oxidase, cbb3-type subunit III; its protein translation is MSDRERDDHTGIETTGHEWDGIKELDNPLPRWWLWIFYGCIAFAVGYWILMPAWPGLHGYTPGVLKQSARADVVKELKALQIQRGQGEAMLASASLQQIEADPAMQAHALAIGQSVFGDNCASCHGAGGGGAKGYPNLRDDVWLWGGSLEEIEHTLRVGVRSGHADTRMSQMPAFGRDGLLQGAQIADLTEYVVSLSGRPADPAAVARATPLFADNCAACHMPTGVGSREFGAPNLTDREWLNASDRASITSQIQNGRNGVMPTWESRFSPGVIKALAVYIHVNAGGGEPSVAKVETPAP
- a CDS encoding heavy metal translocating P-type ATPase, with the protein product MTLDTAIGRDMSAFVRRREDGRDRLDLLVTGARCAGCISKIEGEVSALPGVRSARLNLSTGRLAIEVSAGAIDPGRVIGALAGLGYPATPYDPGAALQQRDREGRKLILALAVAGFGAMNAMMFSVPLWAGLFDQELGPATRTMMMWMSAAVGAPCAIFAGMTFFESAWRSLRAGRANMDVPISVGVILTLAISFSETILNGRDAYFDAAVSLLFLLLIGRWLDHRLKASARSAAGDLLALQAPTVCLVDGAGRERSIPLGDVASGDRIRVRPGDRIPVDAVLEDGEALLDNSLLTGESAPERVARGQLCRAGAVNLAGLLTLRAEAGSEDSTLAEIARLIDAGAQSRSRYVRLADRAAALYVPVVHAAAVLTFAGGWALGLDPREALIRAVAVLIVTCPCALGLAVPAVQIVASARLFRRGVLVKSGAALERLAEVDHVVFDKTGVLTEGRPALIETPRCVVAMAAPLARASNHPMARAVARVAGDGPVATDVIEHAGLGVEGLIDGRRARLGRSAFVGVPTLSGSETELWFGFEDGPKVRLRFSDTPRPDAAQTVAALLARGLTVEILSGDQAGVVEAVARSVGIPVWRSGLLPEDKAEAVDHLAAAGRKVLMVGDGLNDAAALARAHAAIAPGSAIEASQNAADLVLTQDRLMAVVEALDVARSSRRRALENFGFAALYNLVAAPAAMIGLVNPFVAALAMSGSSLVVTLNALRLRAAR
- the ccoG gene encoding cytochrome c oxidase accessory protein CcoG gives rise to the protein MTILIDRTRERAPTTGPVSVAERQREKARPKGLYKARTPIYPKLVHGPWRWLKWALLIVMLAIYYITPWIRWDRPGALPDQAVLVDFAGGRFYFFMIQLWPQEVYFITGLLVMAALALFLVTALFGRLWCGYACPQTVWTDLYIHIERLFEGDRNARMRLDAAPLSFDKLWRKVGKHLVWIGIAFGTGGAWIFYFHDAPDLIRTFWVGTAPMTAYVSCAILTFTTYVFAGHMREQVCTYMCPWPRIQGAMLDDQSFQVTYRYDRGEPRGPHKKTETWTGRGDCVDCSQCVVACPMGIDIRKGAQLECINCGLCIDACDEIMDRVERPRGLIAYDTDAAVAARCEGRKPQHRLIRPRTLYYAGALLLVSGLMIQGFRTRETIGVHALRDRNPAYVQLQDGAVRNGYTLKLANHGFETAAVRIRYVGVPGAVLTDPGHPGSGPLVVDLAPNVVTSLRLFVTVPAAAADARAGEAGEDDDDAGQDASFQIISGDDIKVVRTAFDYGSHDR